A DNA window from Drosophila biarmipes strain raj3 chromosome 2R, RU_DBia_V1.1, whole genome shotgun sequence contains the following coding sequences:
- the LOC108022300 gene encoding splicing factor U2AF 50 kDa subunit, with amino-acid sequence MVGRRSQRNRSRSYRSRSRSKSRPRPTRSDTIFSDRPRLERRPGHAPSSWDIPATGYEHLTPLQYKAMQASGQIASRIVPDAVPTGESAAIAMVTRQARRLYVGNIPFGVTEEDMMDFFNNQIMSLGLNASQGLDSRAVLTCQTNLEKNFAFLEFRSMDEATQAITFDGISFRGQILKIRRPHDYQAVPAFCPPEAESSLDFKTLTNPLNTPSTSGSASGHVISSVVPDSPNKIYVGGLPTCLDEAQIKELLLSFGKLRGFNLVKDSQTTLSKGFAFFEYVDPTVTEQAIAGLHGMQLGERRLVVQRSIPGGKNGINGPPPVVQVPGISTLLSTGSATEVLCMFNMVLPEELLDDEEYEDISSDIKQECTKYGEVRSLKIPRPIGPAPQRGCGKVFVQFETVEDCQRALKSISGRKFSGRIVMTSFYDPEKYLANDLQ; translated from the coding sequence ATGGTTGGGCGCCGGTCGCAAAGGAATCGTTCCCGGAGCTACCGTTCCCGTTCGCGTTCCAAGTCGCGTCCCCGACCCACTCGCTCCGACACGATCTTCTCGGACAGACCGCGACTGGAGCGACGTCCGGGCCACGCTCCCTCTTCCTGGGACATCCCGGCCACCGGATATGAGCACCTGACCCCGCTCCAGTACAAGGCCATGCAGGCCAGTGGGCAGATTGCCTCGAGGATTGTTCCGGATGCCGTGCCCACGGGGGAGTCCGCTGCCATTGCCATGGTCACCAGACAGGCTCGTCGCTTGTACGTGGGTAACATTCCCTTTGGCGTGACGGAGGAGGACATGATGGACTTCTTCAACAACCAGATCATGTCGCTGGGCCTGAACGCCTCCCAGGGCTTGGATAGCAGGGCGGTGCTGACCTGCCAGACGAACCTGGAGAAGAACTTCGCCTTCCTGGAATTTCGGTCCATGGATGAGGCCACCCAGGCCATCACCTTCGATGGGATTAGCTTTCGCGGGCAGATCTTGAAGATCCGAAGACCCCACGACTACCAGGCGGTACCCGCTTTCTGCCCGCCCGAAGCAGAAAGTTCCCTCGACTTCAAGACGCTCACAAACCCTCTGAACACTCCATCGACTTCTGGCAGTGCAAGTGGACATGTCATATCCTCCGTGGTCCCCGATTCGCCGAATAAGATCTACGTGGGTGGCCTGCCCACCTGCCTGGATGAAGCGCAGATCAAGGAGCTGCTGCTTTCGTTCGGCAAACTAAGGGGCTTCAATCTGGTGAAGGACAGCCAGACCACCCTGAGCAAGGGGTTCGCCTTCTTCGAGTATGTGGATCCCACGGTCACGGAACAGGCCATAGCCGGCTTACATGGCATGCAGTTGGGGGAGCGCAGACTGGTGGTCCAGCGGTCCATTCCCGGAGGAAAGAACGGAATCAACGGACCACCTCCCGTTGTCCAGGTGCCCGGGATATCCACCCTACTGTCCACCGGCTCAGCCACGGAGGTTCTGTGCATGTTCAACATGGTTCTGCCGGAGGAGCTCCTGGACGACGAGGAGTACGAGGACATCAGCTCGGACATCAAGCAGGAGTGCACCAAGTACGGCGAGGTGCGCAGCCTCAAGATCCCCCGACCCATCGGCCCTGCTCCGCAGCGGGGCTGTGGCAAGGTCTTCGTCCAGTTCGAGACCGTGGAGGACTGCCAGAGGGCCCTGAAGTCGATCAGTGGCCGCAAGTTCAGCGGTCGCATCGTGATGACCTCGTTCTACGATCCCGAAAAGTACCTGGCCAACGACCTTCAGTAA